Proteins found in one Alicyclobacillus cycloheptanicus genomic segment:
- a CDS encoding mandelate racemase/muconate lactonizing enzyme family protein — translation MNGIDSTNPGPVKITRIETDVLRVPLETDYKGSYYHMTHRATIFTRIYTDQGVVGEIYTGDEDDGNAEIQKIIHDEIAPKLIGEDALAIERIWELTRPVTFNILRDRRLGLVAQACIDEALWDIFGKVAGQPLWRLWGGYTNTRPIICTGGYYGTGVSIEEELTRIYDMGYRGMKFKVGGKSPEEDAARFIEARKAAGPDFILIADANQGWDVDEATKFAKLVEEYDLYYFEEPCNWANDHRYMRDVRYKSGARVCAGQSELSAAGCRDLMEHGAIDFCNFDGSWSGGPTEWRRVAAIATAYGVQMAHHEEAQISAHLLSSIPHGTFVDTFVPERDPIWWNIITNRPEIQDGRISVGEAPGYGWEYDDKYIDKYSVSHVETTSAL, via the coding sequence ATGAATGGAATCGATTCCACTAACCCTGGACCGGTGAAGATTACTAGGATTGAGACAGATGTGCTGCGTGTACCTCTCGAGACGGATTACAAGGGAAGTTACTATCACATGACTCACCGTGCCACCATTTTCACGCGAATCTACACAGATCAGGGTGTTGTCGGCGAGATTTACACAGGCGACGAGGACGACGGAAATGCCGAAATCCAGAAAATCATTCACGACGAGATCGCCCCGAAACTAATCGGTGAAGACGCCCTTGCAATCGAGCGAATCTGGGAGCTCACCCGCCCCGTCACCTTCAATATCCTGCGAGACAGACGGCTGGGACTGGTCGCACAGGCATGCATCGACGAGGCCCTGTGGGACATATTCGGCAAAGTCGCTGGGCAGCCTTTGTGGCGATTGTGGGGCGGCTACACGAACACCCGCCCCATCATTTGCACGGGGGGCTACTACGGAACTGGCGTGAGCATCGAGGAGGAACTGACACGCATTTACGACATGGGTTACCGCGGGATGAAGTTCAAAGTTGGCGGAAAGAGCCCGGAGGAAGACGCAGCTCGTTTCATTGAAGCCCGTAAGGCAGCCGGGCCTGACTTTATTCTGATCGCGGACGCGAACCAAGGCTGGGACGTGGACGAAGCCACTAAATTTGCGAAACTGGTCGAGGAGTACGACCTGTACTACTTCGAGGAACCGTGCAATTGGGCGAACGACCACCGATACATGCGGGATGTCCGCTACAAGTCGGGTGCGCGAGTATGCGCGGGCCAAAGCGAGTTGTCGGCCGCGGGTTGTCGGGACTTAATGGAGCACGGTGCCATCGACTTTTGCAATTTCGACGGGTCCTGGTCCGGCGGCCCAACCGAATGGCGGCGGGTCGCAGCCATTGCAACCGCCTATGGGGTACAGATGGCACATCACGAAGAGGCACAAATCTCGGCTCACCTGCTCAGCTCCATTCCGCACGGGACATTCGTAGACACTTTCGTTCCGGAGCGCGATCCGATTTGGTGGAACATCATTACGAATCGTCCAGAGATTCAGGACGGCCGCATATCGGTCGGTGAGGCACCTGGATACGGGTGGGAGTACGACGACAAGTACATCGACAAATACTCTGTGTCACACGTGGAGACGACATCCGCTCTCTGA
- a CDS encoding LacI family DNA-binding transcriptional regulator, whose product MPTIKDVAQLAGVGTTTVSRVINQSGPVHEDTKRRVLEAMKALDFRPHEIARGLRTNRLPTVGMIVSDISNPLFAEIVQAAHRVLMDKGYHLELGITNGNSTEETQLFQSFVRQGISGIIASLIDDTRASISSFLRKLPVPVVLLDRQTASPETNVVTNDHARGSVEAVDHLVKLGHRDIALILGSAKTFPGRMRKHAILTRLADHGLAVRDEYLHEVELGAAQGHQAMSQLLSLSNRPSAVIIGSNQAFVGALMAIRSANIAYPEDISIISYDDVPLTQLLAPPITIVNRNLQDFGTEAANLLMELIRARSMGARQTILPTWLEIRGSCGPPSPARR is encoded by the coding sequence ATGCCGACTATTAAGGACGTTGCGCAGCTTGCAGGCGTCGGCACGACCACCGTTTCACGTGTTATTAACCAGAGTGGTCCAGTGCACGAAGACACGAAGCGTCGCGTGCTCGAAGCGATGAAGGCGCTCGACTTCAGACCACACGAGATCGCTCGTGGTCTGCGAACGAATCGGCTGCCCACCGTCGGGATGATTGTCAGTGATATTTCTAACCCGTTGTTCGCAGAGATTGTTCAGGCTGCGCATCGGGTGTTGATGGACAAAGGCTATCACTTAGAGCTTGGCATCACGAACGGCAATTCTACGGAGGAAACACAGCTGTTTCAGTCGTTCGTTCGTCAGGGAATCAGCGGCATCATCGCGTCCCTGATTGACGATACAAGGGCTAGCATTTCCTCGTTTCTACGAAAACTGCCAGTTCCAGTCGTTCTGCTCGACCGTCAGACGGCGTCTCCAGAGACTAACGTGGTCACGAACGACCATGCCCGAGGCAGCGTGGAGGCGGTTGACCACCTTGTGAAGCTGGGGCACAGGGACATTGCCCTCATCCTCGGTTCGGCGAAAACATTCCCTGGTCGCATGCGGAAGCATGCCATTCTAACGCGGCTGGCGGACCATGGGCTCGCGGTGCGCGATGAATACCTGCACGAGGTAGAGCTCGGTGCTGCTCAGGGTCATCAAGCGATGTCGCAGCTCCTCTCGCTGTCTAACCGTCCTTCTGCCGTGATCATCGGCAGCAATCAGGCGTTTGTCGGGGCGCTCATGGCTATTCGATCTGCCAACATCGCGTACCCGGAAGATATCTCTATCATTTCCTACGATGACGTGCCACTGACGCAGTTGCTTGCGCCACCGATTACGATCGTCAACCGTAACTTGCAGGATTTTGGTACGGAGGCGGCCAACCTCTTGATGGAGCTGATACGCGCTCGATCTATGGGAGCGCGCCAGACCATCCTCCCCACCTGGTTGGAGATCCGGGGGTCTTGTGGGCCGCCCTCACCCGCCAGACGCTAG
- a CDS encoding ExeA family protein gives MMTEFFGFAQEPFDRDIPVERLVAFHGHSELSARLIYATEHRHMALVTGDTGTGKTTAVRAVMKRMDESQYKFMYIANAGLTPKTLYRVILERLQIQPRFRQVDNQALVHQVLEESYQKGQQVVIIVDEAHELDPQMLAEFRFLNNFRADSFSPISLWLVGQTELREKMKLRILTSLSGRIQIRYHMGTLTEAEVQDYVSKQLASVGQERTIFSADAVKLIARTSQGNPRLINTLCRGALIDAATLGHSVVDNSHVERAWMEVSGS, from the coding sequence ATGATGACTGAGTTCTTTGGCTTCGCTCAGGAGCCTTTTGACCGTGACATCCCGGTCGAACGCTTGGTGGCGTTTCACGGTCACAGCGAGCTCTCTGCAAGGCTCATCTACGCGACGGAACACCGCCACATGGCACTTGTAACCGGGGACACCGGGACCGGGAAGACAACGGCCGTACGCGCTGTGATGAAGCGAATGGATGAGAGCCAATACAAGTTCATGTATATCGCCAACGCCGGACTTACGCCCAAAACACTATACCGCGTGATTCTCGAGCGTCTGCAGATCCAGCCCAGGTTTCGACAGGTAGATAACCAGGCGCTCGTTCACCAGGTGCTCGAAGAAAGCTACCAAAAAGGCCAACAAGTCGTGATTATCGTCGATGAAGCACATGAACTCGACCCGCAGATGCTGGCCGAATTTCGGTTCCTCAACAATTTTCGGGCTGATTCATTCTCGCCGATTTCCCTCTGGCTGGTGGGACAAACAGAATTGCGGGAGAAGATGAAACTCCGAATCCTGACTTCACTATCCGGGAGAATCCAAATTCGCTACCACATGGGGACGTTGACCGAGGCTGAAGTGCAGGACTATGTCTCGAAGCAGCTGGCGAGCGTGGGTCAGGAGAGAACGATTTTCTCAGCTGATGCCGTGAAGTTGATTGCGAGAACCAGCCAAGGTAATCCCCGGTTGATTAACACACTGTGTCGTGGCGCGCTGATCGACGCTGCAACGTTGGGACACAGCGTCGTTGATAACAGTCATGTGGAGCGGGCATGGATGGAGGTGAGCGGCTCATGA
- the cas2 gene encoding CRISPR-associated endonuclease Cas2, with the protein MFVIVMYDVHVKRVAKVLKTCRRYLYWVQNSVLEGEISKADFAALKRELAEIISPDHDSVLFYTFRTTRYTSRESIGIQKGGEDRFL; encoded by the coding sequence ATGTTTGTCATTGTCATGTACGACGTTCACGTCAAGCGTGTTGCCAAGGTCTTAAAGACGTGTCGGAGATATCTCTATTGGGTGCAAAACTCCGTACTTGAAGGAGAGATTTCCAAGGCTGACTTTGCAGCTCTGAAGCGAGAGCTTGCTGAAATTATTTCACCCGATCACGACTCAGTCCTCTTCTACACTTTCCGTACGACGCGGTATACGAGTCGTGAGAGCATTGGCATACAAAAGGGAGGGGAAGATCGGTTCCTGTGA
- a CDS encoding DUF5348 domain-containing protein has product MTGNLRFSSLRDRWYFADEQDEHDLHCGDPIEIEIGDRYYYARIEWCAEGWYAIFHEDDQRSDAFVLMRNRTYTARWIYF; this is encoded by the coding sequence ATGACGGGAAATCTACGATTCAGTTCACTGCGGGACCGATGGTACTTTGCAGATGAACAAGATGAACATGACTTGCATTGCGGAGACCCGATTGAAATCGAGATCGGCGACAGATATTACTACGCGAGAATAGAGTGGTGTGCTGAGGGATGGTACGCGATCTTCCACGAAGACGACCAGCGCAGTGACGCATTCGTGCTGATGCGCAACCGAACTTACACTGCGAGGTGGATATACTTCTAG
- a CDS encoding MFS transporter produces the protein MNGKLLRVLSASVVGSILEWYDYVVYGTASALVFNTLFFPKLGGVIGTLLSLATFAIGFLVRPIGGVIFGALGDKIGRKRVLTLTIVIMGSATTLIGLMPTYRSIGYWAPILLVALRIVQGIGSGSEYAGAVILMAENSKVSNRGFMSSLSYVGVSIGLMISSGIYGLFRTLPNAAFMSWGWRMPFLLSAVVVVFGLIIRLRLEETPVFAEAAEHHRLVRNPVRTAFRTSPKHIILAWMVATQDNSFTYLFQTFLTAYVTTQLHLPESVMLTTLTVMGFVQLIAIPAFGALSDKIGRRPLLIGGALLSALFGFPLFWLLNTRDPLIIGLSVIFASGIFRGAIVAVQASWYCELFDSRIRYTGFAVGREWPSIFGGLVPVFASAVLIWTRGHTWAISLLIVVFSMLTVVAGIIGPENSKLELDQISNSQCRRAGATTDGDVVSV, from the coding sequence GTGAACGGAAAGCTGCTGCGCGTACTGTCTGCGAGCGTCGTCGGAAGCATCCTGGAATGGTACGACTACGTGGTGTATGGCACGGCGTCCGCACTTGTGTTTAACACGCTGTTCTTTCCAAAACTTGGAGGTGTCATAGGGACTCTGCTGTCTCTTGCAACCTTCGCAATTGGCTTTCTTGTACGGCCAATTGGCGGTGTAATCTTTGGTGCCCTGGGAGACAAAATCGGCCGCAAGAGAGTGCTTACGCTGACCATTGTCATCATGGGCTCTGCAACCACACTGATTGGTCTGATGCCGACGTACCGGTCGATTGGCTACTGGGCGCCAATATTGTTGGTCGCCTTACGGATTGTTCAAGGGATTGGTTCCGGATCAGAGTACGCTGGTGCGGTTATCCTGATGGCAGAGAACTCGAAGGTGTCGAACCGCGGCTTCATGTCCTCGCTATCCTATGTCGGCGTATCCATCGGGTTGATGATCTCATCTGGTATCTACGGACTCTTTCGGACCTTGCCAAACGCAGCATTCATGTCGTGGGGCTGGCGAATGCCCTTTCTGTTGAGTGCAGTGGTCGTAGTCTTTGGGCTCATCATCCGGCTGCGCCTTGAGGAGACACCGGTGTTTGCCGAGGCAGCTGAACACCACCGACTAGTCCGCAATCCCGTTCGGACAGCGTTCCGCACATCACCAAAGCACATCATTCTTGCCTGGATGGTGGCAACGCAGGACAACTCCTTCACGTATCTGTTTCAAACCTTCCTGACCGCGTACGTGACTACGCAGCTGCATCTGCCGGAATCAGTGATGCTGACGACACTCACGGTCATGGGATTCGTACAACTCATCGCCATCCCGGCGTTCGGAGCGCTATCAGACAAGATTGGCAGGCGGCCACTATTGATTGGCGGGGCCCTGCTGTCTGCACTTTTCGGCTTTCCCCTATTCTGGCTGCTCAACACGCGAGACCCGCTTATTATCGGGCTCTCAGTCATTTTCGCGTCCGGTATTTTCCGCGGTGCCATCGTTGCGGTACAGGCATCCTGGTACTGTGAACTATTCGACTCGCGGATCCGCTATACTGGCTTCGCGGTGGGCAGAGAGTGGCCCTCCATCTTCGGCGGGCTGGTTCCCGTGTTCGCCAGCGCAGTGCTCATTTGGACACGCGGGCATACGTGGGCCATCTCACTGCTGATTGTGGTTTTCTCCATGTTGACCGTGGTTGCAGGCATCATTGGACCAGAGAACTCCAAGCTCGAGCTCGACCAAATTTCGAATAGTCAGTGTAGACGCGCGGGAGCAACCACTGACGGAGATGTCGTTTCGGTGTAA
- a CDS encoding IS3 family transposase (programmed frameshift) → MERRNFSVQFKQQIVRECSETGNVSLVARKHDLNANMVRRWIKQVNGSAMSSPKTRGKVTHATAEELQALQAEQQQLIAENERMKKTMGEQALEISILRDLLKKANPPLADKVAIAHKWITAGYPVTIVLRIVGVSRSTYYYQQTHEPKPKTSSGGRPATQYTYTKNGQKISDEQVKEWLMNAIEGDGFGYGYLKLTHWLRREHNLVINRKKVYRLCKELGVLKPQRKIKSKHPRKLARNREVTEPNQLWEVDIKYGYVHGEDRFFFVLSYIDVFDREIVDYHIGLRCEATDAVDTLKRALWKRRLFGGTQQLPTIRSDNGPQFVSMVFESTCEQLEVEHERIPPRTPNMNAHIESFHRILEDDCLSRHEFASYAQAYQAVVEFMEYYNGRRMHSSLNFLSPSEFHKAHVETGIMPKSNVKV, encoded by the exons ATGGAACGACGGAATTTTTCAGTGCAGTTTAAGCAGCAAATCGTTCGTGAGTGCTCTGAAACGGGAAACGTGTCTTTGGTGGCCAGGAAGCATGACCTGAATGCGAATATGGTTCGCCGCTGGATTAAGCAGGTGAATGGCAGCGCAATGTCGAGCCCCAAGACCAGGGGTAAGGTTACACATGCAACTGCTGAGGAACTGCAGGCTCTGCAAGCAGAACAGCAGCAATTGATTGCAGAAAATGAGCGGATGAAAAAGACAATGGGCGAACAGGCCCTTGAAATTTCCATCCTCCGTGACCTGTTAAAAAAAGCCAACCCTC CACTTGCGGATAAAGTAGCGATTGCGCACAAGTGGATCACAGCCGGGTATCCAGTCACCATCGTGCTGCGCATCGTGGGGGTCTCTCGGTCCACTTATTATTATCAACAGACACACGAACCGAAGCCGAAAACGTCTTCCGGAGGGCGTCCTGCGACCCAATACACCTATACGAAGAATGGGCAAAAGATAAGCGACGAGCAGGTTAAGGAATGGCTTATGAACGCCATTGAGGGGGATGGTTTTGGATACGGGTATCTGAAGTTGACGCACTGGCTAAGGCGGGAGCACAACCTGGTTATCAACAGGAAGAAGGTATATCGCCTGTGTAAGGAACTCGGGGTTCTAAAGCCCCAACGGAAGATCAAGTCGAAGCATCCACGAAAGCTCGCCAGAAATCGTGAAGTCACAGAACCTAACCAACTTTGGGAGGTGGATATCAAGTATGGATACGTCCACGGTGAGGACCGGTTCTTCTTCGTGCTCTCTTACATCGACGTGTTCGACAGGGAGATTGTGGATTATCACATCGGACTGCGGTGTGAAGCGACAGATGCTGTGGATACGTTAAAACGGGCTCTGTGGAAAAGGCGCCTATTTGGCGGAACTCAGCAGTTACCCACAATCCGGTCCGACAACGGTCCACAGTTTGTCAGCATGGTCTTTGAATCGACATGTGAGCAACTGGAGGTGGAGCACGAAAGAATTCCGCCAAGGACGCCGAATATGAACGCACATATCGAATCTTTCCATAGGATCCTGGAAGATGACTGTCTGTCCAGGCACGAGTTTGCGAGTTATGCACAGGCATACCAAGCGGTAGTCGAGTTCATGGAGTATTACAATGGGCGTCGGATGCATTCGAGTCTGAATTTTCTATCACCATCCGAGTTCCACAAGGCACATGTTGAAACAGGTATCATGCCCAAGTCAAATGTGAAAGTCTAA
- a CDS encoding (deoxy)nucleoside triphosphate pyrophosphohydrolase produces the protein MKSIRVVAAIIVNDKQEVLCALRSQSMSLPGLWEFPGGKIEVEETPQEALIREITEELGCNIEVADLVTEVTHEYPNIIVNLSTYYARIIHGKPIAKEHEKLAWMPLKQLRSLAWAPADVPTVEILTRGLSE, from the coding sequence ATGAAAAGTATCAGGGTTGTCGCCGCGATCATCGTAAATGACAAACAGGAAGTCCTTTGTGCGCTGCGCTCTCAATCCATGTCTCTCCCTGGGTTATGGGAGTTTCCTGGCGGAAAAATCGAGGTAGAGGAAACGCCACAGGAAGCCCTTATACGCGAAATCACTGAAGAGTTAGGTTGTAACATAGAAGTTGCAGATCTCGTGACTGAAGTAACACATGAATATCCAAACATCATTGTTAATTTGTCGACTTACTACGCAAGAATTATCCACGGAAAACCCATAGCCAAGGAGCATGAGAAGCTGGCTTGGATGCCGCTCAAGCAACTTAGGTCGTTGGCTTGGGCTCCGGCGGATGTCCCAACGGTTGAGATTCTAACACGGGGCCTTAGCGAATAA
- a CDS encoding DDE-type integrase/transposase/recombinase: MQDDSRRQIALFRYGLIAPILRQTESGAQKAMLEELASQEHEMPNGEKRRFSERTLERYLAGYRKEGVDGLLPQLRADDRRPRVLPPHVIERAVALRKEQPLRTVEQLIVMLETEGLVPEGFIRRSTLSAHLRRAKVERTKAVRKQRTWQRYTANEVHEIWQCDVCDSLRVPDPNSGGQMRVARLVAVLDDKSRYICYAAFYFRENLPVLEDALKKAITTHGTPKIFYCDNAKIYQSKQLSEVAARLGFEIRHSRPFLPQGRGKLERYFGYVERSFRPEAELCVKNSTIQNLDDLNRYFRAWLEKMYHQRTHSTLKKRPAAVLTTHGPLRLVDPHVLEDAFQWTYKAKVDKTACISVQGNTYEVESILVGRTVTLRYNPFDLTRIQVWLEGKHYANAVPLKMRRHTDKRVTQADSPPSELPTEPGISFLETITAAHEKQRQQSLGRTSFARALKDGESHDD, from the coding sequence ATGCAAGATGATTCGCGACGCCAAATCGCTCTGTTCCGCTATGGTCTTATTGCCCCGATATTGCGGCAAACCGAGAGTGGTGCTCAAAAAGCGATGCTGGAGGAACTGGCTAGTCAGGAACATGAGATGCCAAACGGAGAGAAAAGAAGATTCTCGGAACGCACGCTAGAGCGATATTTGGCAGGCTACCGAAAGGAAGGGGTAGATGGGCTGCTTCCCCAACTTCGGGCAGACGACCGCCGACCGCGGGTGTTGCCCCCTCATGTGATTGAACGAGCTGTGGCCTTGCGTAAGGAACAACCCTTGCGCACAGTGGAGCAACTCATTGTGATGCTGGAGACTGAAGGACTCGTTCCAGAAGGATTTATTCGGCGCAGCACACTGTCCGCGCATTTGCGCAGAGCCAAGGTGGAGCGTACAAAGGCAGTGCGCAAGCAACGTACCTGGCAGCGGTATACCGCCAATGAAGTTCACGAAATTTGGCAATGTGACGTCTGTGATTCCTTGCGCGTCCCAGACCCCAACTCTGGGGGCCAGATGCGGGTAGCCAGATTGGTTGCTGTACTTGACGATAAGAGTCGTTATATCTGCTACGCCGCGTTTTATTTTCGAGAGAATCTGCCGGTGCTTGAGGATGCGTTGAAAAAAGCGATTACTACGCATGGAACGCCGAAAATCTTCTACTGCGACAATGCAAAGATTTACCAGTCAAAACAGTTGAGCGAGGTGGCTGCCAGACTCGGGTTTGAGATTCGTCACTCCCGGCCATTTCTCCCCCAAGGGCGCGGGAAATTGGAACGATACTTCGGCTACGTAGAGCGCTCTTTCCGCCCGGAAGCCGAGTTGTGTGTGAAGAACAGTACCATCCAGAATCTCGACGACCTCAATCGCTACTTCCGTGCCTGGCTGGAGAAAATGTATCACCAGAGAACCCACAGCACGTTGAAAAAACGGCCTGCAGCCGTACTGACCACGCACGGTCCGTTGCGGTTGGTGGACCCGCATGTGCTCGAAGACGCATTTCAATGGACCTACAAGGCAAAGGTGGACAAGACAGCCTGCATTTCAGTGCAGGGAAACACGTACGAGGTTGAGTCCATCCTCGTTGGGCGAACCGTGACGTTGCGCTACAACCCCTTCGACCTCACTCGTATTCAGGTATGGCTGGAGGGCAAGCACTACGCGAATGCCGTCCCGCTGAAGATGCGCCGACACACAGACAAACGTGTAACGCAAGCCGATTCCCCACCTTCAGAGCTACCAACCGAACCAGGGATTTCCTTTCTCGAAACGATTACCGCAGCCCACGAAAAGCAGAGGCAACAGTCGCTTGGGCGAACCTCGTTTGCTCGTGCCCTGAAAGATGGTGAATCTCATGATGACTGA
- a CDS encoding IS110 family RNA-guided transposase has translation MKLFVGIDVSSADLKVCAMNIDGDTLDAFTVPNNYDGATYLRDKLLSLADKETPKEIHIGLESTSVYSWHPAMFLHEDSSLQERGTKVFTINPKLISKFREAYSDLDKTDYVDAWIIADRLRFGRLPMTVVLQEQYIALQRLTRMRFHLVHNLTREKQYFLQHLFFKCSAFTSEVESDVFGHAITELLLEQYSLDEIGSMELADLADHLKEKGRNRFPDPEKVAKCIQKAARSSYRLSKCVEDTIDILLATSIESIRAIKQQIKQIDEAIVWLLDGIPNTLETIPGIGRVYCAGILAEIGDISRFKDQAAVAKYAGLTWQKHQSGKFEAEDTKRIKSGNRFLRYYLVEAANSVKRYEPEFRDYYQKKFAEVPKHQHKRALVFTARKLVRLVDALLRNDQIYTPRRKVNTTSR, from the coding sequence TTGAAGTTATTTGTCGGTATCGACGTGAGTTCTGCAGATTTAAAGGTCTGTGCCATGAACATTGATGGTGACACACTGGATGCCTTTACGGTCCCGAATAACTACGATGGCGCTACCTATCTTCGGGACAAGCTTCTGTCTCTAGCGGATAAGGAGACACCCAAGGAAATTCACATCGGGCTTGAATCCACATCCGTGTACAGTTGGCATCCCGCCATGTTCTTGCACGAAGATAGCTCGTTGCAAGAACGCGGCACCAAGGTGTTTACCATTAATCCCAAGCTCATCAGCAAGTTCAGAGAAGCCTACTCGGACCTGGACAAGACCGATTACGTGGATGCCTGGATCATCGCTGACCGGCTTCGGTTCGGGCGGCTGCCGATGACTGTGGTGTTACAAGAACAGTACATTGCCTTACAGCGTCTTACACGCATGCGATTTCATCTTGTGCACAATCTGACGCGTGAAAAGCAGTACTTCCTGCAACACCTGTTCTTCAAATGCAGCGCCTTCACCAGCGAAGTCGAAAGCGATGTCTTCGGCCACGCCATCACGGAATTGCTGCTGGAGCAGTATAGCCTCGACGAGATTGGATCCATGGAACTGGCGGATCTCGCGGATCACCTGAAAGAGAAAGGCAGGAACCGTTTCCCGGACCCAGAGAAGGTCGCCAAGTGCATTCAGAAGGCCGCCCGTTCCTCATACCGCCTCTCCAAGTGTGTAGAGGATACGATCGACATCCTGCTCGCGACGTCCATCGAGTCTATACGTGCCATCAAGCAGCAGATCAAACAGATTGACGAAGCCATCGTATGGCTGCTGGACGGTATTCCCAACACGCTCGAGACCATTCCCGGCATTGGCCGCGTCTACTGCGCCGGCATTCTAGCCGAAATCGGTGACATTTCCCGATTTAAGGACCAAGCCGCTGTCGCGAAGTATGCAGGTCTCACGTGGCAAAAACACCAGTCCGGCAAATTTGAAGCCGAAGATACCAAGCGAATCAAATCGGGTAACCGGTTCCTCCGCTATTACCTTGTTGAAGCCGCCAACTCGGTAAAACGATATGAGCCGGAATTCCGGGATTACTACCAGAAGAAATTCGCTGAGGTACCCAAGCACCAACACAAAAGAGCCCTCGTCTTCACCGCAAGAAAGCTCGTGCGCCTGGTCGATGCGCTGCTACGTAACGACCAAATTTACACGCCAAGAAGGAAGGTGAATACAACTAGCCGATAA